One genomic region from Cyanobium usitatum str. Tous encodes:
- a CDS encoding cob(I)yrinic acid a,c-diamide adenosyltransferase, whose product MTASLPVSGLTSSSGAGFPAVQHQPQRSGHRPLAVAAAPALRLVAQSEGLLQIHTAPFRGSFGAVLSQALRSAGLGSRVLVTQFLKGGVDQGLGSSVWLCGRLQWLRPGVPACLSEPAAHQELELLEAVRQVWAFSREQLLSGAVDLMVLDELGLAVELGYIDQAEVLATLERRPAHLDVILTGPAMTPELMAMADQVTQLRRGL is encoded by the coding sequence ATGACCGCGAGCTTGCCCGTCTCAGGCCTCACCTCCTCCTCTGGAGCTGGTTTTCCGGCGGTCCAGCACCAACCTCAGCGCTCTGGCCATCGCCCTTTGGCCGTGGCGGCTGCGCCGGCATTGCGGCTCGTGGCCCAGTCGGAGGGCTTATTGCAAATCCATACGGCGCCTTTCCGCGGCAGTTTCGGTGCCGTGCTCAGCCAGGCCCTGCGTAGTGCCGGCTTGGGCAGCCGGGTGCTGGTTACTCAGTTTCTTAAGGGCGGCGTAGATCAGGGCCTCGGCAGCAGCGTCTGGCTGTGCGGGCGTCTGCAATGGCTGCGGCCCGGCGTGCCTGCCTGTCTGTCAGAGCCAGCTGCCCACCAGGAGCTCGAGTTGTTGGAGGCGGTGCGCCAGGTGTGGGCCTTCAGCCGCGAGCAGCTGCTCAGTGGTGCGGTCGATCTGATGGTGCTCGACGAGCTGGGCTTGGCTGTGGAGTTGGGCTACATCGATCAGGCTGAAGTGCTAGCAACCTTGGAGCGCCGACCGGCCCATTTAGATGTCATTTTGACAGGGCCAGCCATGACTCCTGAGTTGATGGCCATGGCTGATCAAGTCACCCAGTTGCGCCGAGGTCTCTGA
- the ntcA gene encoding global nitrogen regulator NtcA — MVGATHGFSRTANTPSTGAPGVVAGMGSAGQGNPTLLEVIRGLAGSSVETIERGKTIFFPGDPAERVYLLRRGAVRLSRVYESGEEITVALLRENSLFGVLSLLTGQRSDRFYHAVAFTRVEMVTAPATSVRRAIEQDASVGLLLLQGLSSRILQTETMIETLTHRDMSSRLVSFLLVLCRDFGVPSSEGITIDLRLSHQAIAEAIGSTRVTITRLLGDLRNDGLVQIDRKKITVFDPIALAKRFS, encoded by the coding sequence ATGGTTGGCGCTACCCACGGATTTAGCCGTACCGCCAACACCCCATCGACGGGTGCCCCTGGCGTGGTGGCAGGCATGGGCAGCGCCGGCCAGGGCAACCCCACCCTGCTGGAAGTGATCCGGGGCCTGGCCGGCAGCAGTGTCGAGACGATCGAACGGGGCAAGACGATCTTTTTCCCCGGCGATCCAGCCGAGCGGGTCTATCTGCTGCGGCGCGGAGCGGTCCGGCTTTCGCGGGTATATGAATCCGGCGAGGAGATCACCGTGGCCCTGTTGCGTGAAAACAGCCTATTTGGTGTGCTGTCGCTGCTTACCGGCCAGCGCTCCGACCGCTTTTATCACGCTGTGGCCTTCACAAGGGTCGAGATGGTGACCGCACCAGCCACCTCGGTGCGCCGGGCGATCGAGCAGGACGCCAGCGTGGGCTTGCTGCTGCTGCAGGGCCTGTCTTCGCGGATCCTGCAGACCGAAACGATGATCGAAACCCTCACCCACCGCGACATGAGCTCGCGGCTGGTGAGCTTTCTGCTGGTGCTGTGCCGCGATTTCGGCGTTCCCAGCTCGGAAGGGATCACGATTGATCTGCGCCTCTCCCACCAGGCGATTGCCGAAGCGATTGGCTCCACCCGGGTCACAATCACTCGCCTGCTGGGCGACCTGCGCAACGACGGGCTGGTTCAGATCGACCGCAAAAAGATCACTGTGTTTGATCCAATCGCCCTAGCCAAGCGCTTCAGCTGA